A region of Arabidopsis thaliana chromosome 5, partial sequence DNA encodes the following proteins:
- a CDS encoding Peroxidase superfamily protein (Peroxidase superfamily protein; FUNCTIONS IN: peroxidase activity, heme binding; INVOLVED IN: response to oxidative stress, oxidation reduction; LOCATED IN: endomembrane system; EXPRESSED IN: leaf apex, hypocotyl, root, flower; EXPRESSED DURING: 4 anthesis, petal differentiation and expansion stage; CONTAINS InterPro DOMAIN/s: Haem peroxidase (InterPro:IPR010255), Plant peroxidase (InterPro:IPR000823), Peroxidases heam-ligand binding site (InterPro:IPR019793), Haem peroxidase, plant/fungal/bacterial (InterPro:IPR002016); BEST Arabidopsis thaliana protein match is: Peroxidase superfamily protein (TAIR:AT3G50990.1); Has 1807 Blast hits to 1807 proteins in 277 species: Archae - 0; Bacteria - 0; Metazoa - 736; Fungi - 347; Plants - 385; Viruses - 0; Other Eukaryotes - 339 (source: NCBI BLink).): MAKSLNILIAALSLIAFSPFCLCSKAYGSGGYLFPQFYDQSCPKAQEIVQSIVAKAFEHDPRMPASLLRLHFHDCFVKGCDASILLDSSGTIISEKRSNPNRNSARGFELIEEIKHALEQECPETVSCADILALAARDSTVITGGPSWEVPLGRRDARGASLSGSNNDIPAPNNTFQTILTKFKRQGLDLVDLVSLSGSHTIGNSRCTSFRQRLYNQSGNGKPDMTLSQYYATLLRQRCPRSGGDQTLFFLDFATPFKFDNHYFKNLIMYKGLLSSDEILFTKNKQSKELVELYAENQEAFFEQFAKSMVKMGNISPLTGAKGEIRRICRRVNHAY, translated from the exons ATGGCCAAGTCATTGAACATCCTTATTGCAGCTCTCTCGCTCATTGcattttctcctttttgtttgtgttccAAAGCCTATGGAAGTGGCGGCTATCTCTTTCCTCAGTTTTATGACCAATCGTGTCCTAAAGCTCAAGAGATTGTTCAGTCCATTGTCGCTAAAGCATTCGAACATGATCCTCGCATGCCTGCCTCCTTGCTCAGACTCCATTTCCACGACTGTTTCGTCAAG GGATGTGATGCTTCCATACTATTGGACAGCAGTGGAACCATAATCAGCGAGAAACGATCAAACCCTAACAGAAACTCAGCCCGTGGTTTCGAACTCATCGAGGAAATCAAACATGCCTTAGAACAAGAGTGTCCTGAAACAGTTTCTTGCGCTGATATCTTGGCTCTAGCCGCTAGAGACTCAACTGTTATT ACGGGTGGACCGAGCTGGGAAGTACCTCTAGGAAGAAGAGACGCGAGAGGAGCAAGCTTGAGTGGTTCCAACAACGACATTCCTGCTCCAAACAACACTTTCCAAACCATCCTCACTAAGTTCAAGCGTCAAGGCCTTGATCTCGTCGATCTTGTCTCCCTCTCAG GAAGTCACACCATTGGAAACTCGAGGTGCACAAGTTTCCGACAGAGGTTATACAATCAATCCGGCAACGGAAAGCCTGATATGACTCTTAGCCAATACTATGCAACACTATTGCGTCAACGATGTCCGAGATCCGGAGGTGACCAGACCCTATTCTTCCTCGACTTCGCGACACCGTTCAAGTTTGACAACCACTACTTCAAGAACCTGATAATGTACAAAGGTCTATTGAGCTCTGATGAGATTCTGTTCACGAAGAACAAACAGTCCAAGGAGCTGGTGGAGCTATACGCTGAGAATCAAGAGGCCTTCTTTGAGCAGTTTGCTAAATCGATGGTGAAGATGGGAAATATCTCTCCGTTGACAGGCGCCAAGGGAGAGATCAGGCGTATCTGTCGGAGGGTTAACCATGCTTATTAA
- the RAB18 gene encoding Dehydrin family protein (RESPONSIVE TO ABA 18 (RAB18); FUNCTIONS IN: molecular_function unknown; INVOLVED IN: cold acclimation, response to water deprivation, response to 1-Aminocyclopropane-1-carboxylic Acid, response to abscisic acid stimulus, response to stress; LOCATED IN: cellular_component unknown; EXPRESSED IN: 17 plant structures; EXPRESSED DURING: 10 growth stages; CONTAINS InterPro DOMAIN/s: Dehydrin (InterPro:IPR000167); BEST Arabidopsis thaliana protein match is: dehydrin xero 1 (TAIR:AT3G50980.1); Has 1807 Blast hits to 1807 proteins in 277 species: Archae - 0; Bacteria - 0; Metazoa - 736; Fungi - 347; Plants - 385; Viruses - 0; Other Eukaryotes - 339 (source: NCBI BLink).), with translation MASYQNRPGGQATDEYGNPIQQQYDEYGNPMGGGGYGTGGGGGATGGQGYGTGGQGYGSGGQGYGTGGQGYGTGTGTEGFGTGGGARHHGQEQLHKESGGGLGGMLHRSGSGSSSSSEDDGQGGRRKKGITQKIKEKLPGHHDQSGQAQAMGGMGSGYDAGGYGGEHHEKKGMMDKIKEKLPGGGR, from the exons ATGGCGTCTTACCAGAACCGTCCAGGAGGTCAGGCCACTGACGAGTACGGAAACCCGATCCAGCAGCAGTATGACGAGTACGGAAATCCGATGGGAGGAGGAGGATACGgaactggtggtggtggaggagctACAGGTGGCCAAGGATACGGAACAGGTGGCCAAGGGTACGGATCAGGTGGCCAAGGGTACGGAACCGGTGGCCAAGGATACGGAACCGGGACCGGGACTGAAGGCTTTGGAACTGGCGGAGGAGCTAGGCACCACGGCCAAGAGCAACTCCACAAGGAAAGTGGTGGTGGCTTGGGAGGAATGCTTCACCGCTCCGGATCTGGATCCAGCTCTAGCTCG GAGGATGATGGACAAGGAgggaggaggaagaagggaATAACACAAAAGATCAAGGAGAAGTTGCCAGGTCATCATGATCAGTCTGGTCAAGCTCAAGCGATGGGCGGCATGGGATCCGGATATGATGCTGGTGGCTACGGTGGTGAGCACCACGAGAAGAAGGGGATGATGGACAAGATCAAGGAAAAGCTTCCCGGTGGTGGCCGTTAA
- the RAB18 gene encoding Dehydrin family protein (RESPONSIVE TO ABA 18 (RAB18); FUNCTIONS IN: molecular_function unknown; INVOLVED IN: cold acclimation, response to water deprivation, response to 1-Aminocyclopropane-1-carboxylic Acid, response to abscisic acid stimulus, response to stress; LOCATED IN: cellular_component unknown; EXPRESSED IN: 17 plant structures; EXPRESSED DURING: 10 growth stages; CONTAINS InterPro DOMAIN/s: Dehydrin (InterPro:IPR000167); BEST Arabidopsis thaliana protein match is: dehydrin xero 1 (TAIR:AT3G50980.1); Has 55408 Blast hits to 21272 proteins in 1590 species: Archae - 46; Bacteria - 19188; Metazoa - 16568; Fungi - 3087; Plants - 7219; Viruses - 590; Other Eukaryotes - 8710 (source: NCBI BLink).), whose amino-acid sequence MASYQNRPGGQATDEYGNPIQQQYDEYGNPMGGGGYGTGGGGGATGGQGYGTGGQGYGSGGQGYGTGGQGYGTGTGTEGFGTGGGARHHGQEQLHKESGGGLGGMLHRSGSGSSSSSDDGQGGRRKKGITQKIKEKLPGHHDQSGQAQAMGGMGSGYDAGGYGGEHHEKKGMMDKIKEKLPGGGR is encoded by the exons ATGGCGTCTTACCAGAACCGTCCAGGAGGTCAGGCCACTGACGAGTACGGAAACCCGATCCAGCAGCAGTATGACGAGTACGGAAATCCGATGGGAGGAGGAGGATACGgaactggtggtggtggaggagctACAGGTGGCCAAGGATACGGAACAGGTGGCCAAGGGTACGGATCAGGTGGCCAAGGGTACGGAACCGGTGGCCAAGGATACGGAACCGGGACCGGGACTGAAGGCTTTGGAACTGGCGGAGGAGCTAGGCACCACGGCCAAGAGCAACTCCACAAGGAAAGTGGTGGTGGCTTGGGAGGAATGCTTCACCGCTCCGGATCTGGATCCAGCTCTAGCTCG GATGATGGACAAGGAgggaggaggaagaagggaATAACACAAAAGATCAAGGAGAAGTTGCCAGGTCATCATGATCAGTCTGGTCAAGCTCAAGCGATGGGCGGCATGGGATCCGGATATGATGCTGGTGGCTACGGTGGTGAGCACCACGAGAAGAAGGGGATGATGGACAAGATCAAGGAAAAGCTTCCCGGTGGTGGCCGTTAA
- the PLP3b gene encoding thioredoxin domain PLP3B-like protein (phosducin-like protein 3 homolog (PLP3b); CONTAINS InterPro DOMAIN/s: Thioredoxin fold (InterPro:IPR012335), Thioredoxin domain (InterPro:IPR013766), Thioredoxin-like fold (InterPro:IPR012336); BEST Arabidopsis thaliana protein match is: phosducin-like protein 3 homolog (TAIR:AT3G50960.1); Has 30201 Blast hits to 17322 proteins in 780 species: Archae - 12; Bacteria - 1396; Metazoa - 17338; Fungi - 3422; Plants - 5037; Viruses - 0; Other Eukaryotes - 2996 (source: NCBI BLink).), with protein sequence MDPDTVKSTLSNLAFGNVLAAAARDYKKEVLANEKAQGSRPVNEEVDLDELMDDPELEKLHADRIAALRREVEKREAFKRQGHGEYREVSEGDFLGEVTRSEKVICHFYHKEFYRCKIMDKHLKTLAPRHVDTKFIKMDAENAPFFVTKLAIKTLPCVILFSKGIAMDRLVGFQDLGAKDDFSTTKLENLLVKKGMLSEKRKEEDEEDYEYQESIRRSVRSSANVDSDSD encoded by the exons ATGGATCCGGATACGGTGAAGTCGACCCTCTCGAATCTGGCATTCGGGAATGTATTGGCGGCAGCTGCTAGAGATTATAAAAAG GAAGTTCTTGCAAATGAAAAGGCACAAGGATCAAGACCTGTCAACGAGGAAGTTGATCTTGACGAATTGATGGAT GATCCAGAGCTAGAAAAGTTGCACGCAGATAGGATTGCAGCACTCAGG AGAGAAGtggaaaagagagaagcatTCAAAAGACAAGGACATGGTGAATACCGAGAAGTTAGCGAAGGCGACTTCTTGGGAGAAGTCACAAGGAGTGAAAAAGTTATATGTCACTTCTACCACAAGGAGTTCTATCGCTGCAA GATAATGGACAAGCATTTGAAGACCCTTGCTCCTAGACATGTGGACACAAAGTTCATTAAGATGGACGCTGAG AACGCTCCCTTCTTCGTCACCAAGCTTGCAATCAAGACTTTGCCGTGTGTTATCCTTTTTAG CAAGGGAATCGCGATGGATAGGCTTGTCGGGTTTCAAGATCTAGGTGCCAAGGACGATTTCTCCACGACGAAGCTGGAGAATCTTCTGGTCAAGAAAG GAATGCTTagtgaaaagagaaaagaggaagatgaggaagattACGAGTATCAAGAAAGCATACGTCGGTCCGTTAGGTCTTCAGCGAATGTCGACTCTGATTCAGATTGA
- a CDS encoding TIM-barrel signal transduction protein (LOCATED IN: cellular_component unknown; EXPRESSED IN: 23 plant structures; EXPRESSED DURING: 13 growth stages; CONTAINS InterPro DOMAIN/s: Uncharacterised conserved protein UCP033271 (InterPro:IPR008322), TIM-barrel signal transduction protein, predicted (InterPro:IPR009215); Has 1232 Blast hits to 1230 proteins in 311 species: Archae - 18; Bacteria - 959; Metazoa - 1; Fungi - 84; Plants - 42; Viruses - 0; Other Eukaryotes - 128 (source: NCBI BLink).) encodes MKGETYRVFCVGTADTKLDELRFLAGSVRSNIGAFSKNSSSKVEVVIVDVSAGADQKQIDNVADFAFVTREEVLSCYIGSNQEEKPVKLPDDRGEAVGVMSKCLENFLRQAFEDNSLAGAIGLGGSGGTSLISSAFRSLPIGIPKVIVSTVASGQTEPYVGTSDLVLIPSLVDVCGINSVSRVVFSNAGASFAGMVVGRLELFRSSPSDNGKCTVGITMFGVTTPCVNAVQEILTREGYETLVFHATGVGGRAMESLVKEGFIQGVMDITTTEVADHLVGGVMACDSSRFDITIEKGIPLVLSVGALDMVNFGGKDTIPSHFQTRKIHVHNEQVSLIRTTAEENKKFARFIADKLNKSTSKVRVCIPEKGLSALDAPGKPFCDPEATGALINELQGLIQTNDDRQVNIYSHHINDPEFAEALVASFLEICPKTYAQIKPSETTSTKPSTGEHDDGHVRSRLERIPYSPKEFPNAKPETLERTQAILGRLRDQIEKGIPIIGGGAGTGISAKFEEAGGIDLIVIYNSGRFRMAGRGSLAGLLPFADANAVVLEMANEVLPVVKAVPVLAGVCATDPFRRMDYFLKQLESIGFVGVQNFPTVGLFDGNFRQNLEETGMGYGLEVKMISEAHKMGLLTTPYAFNPKEGEEMAKAGADIIVAHMGLTTSGNIGAKTAVSVEESVVRVQAIADAARRFNPDIIVLCHGGPISGPEEAEFVLKRTQGCVHGFYGASSMERLPVEQAITNTVQKYKSISIK; translated from the exons ATGAAAGGTGAAACTTATCGAGTGTTCTGTGTCGGAACCGCCGATACCAAGCTTGATGAGCTACGATTCCTTGCTGGATCAGTGCGATCAAATATCGGCGCATTCTCCAAAAACTCGTCTTCCAAG GTTGAGGTTGTGATTGTGGATGTTTCGGCGGGTGCTGATCAGAAGCAGATCGATAATGTTGCAGACTTTGCGTTTGtaacaagagaagaagttcTCTCATGCTACATTGGATCGAACCAGGAGGAAAAACCGGTTAAACTTCCGGATGATAGAGGCGAGGCAGTTGGTGTCATGAGCAAATGTCTTGAGAATTTTCTTAGGCAAGCCTTTGAGGATAATTCTCTTGCTGGGGCTATAGGCCTTGGCGGAAGCGGAGGAACATCGCTCATATCATCTGCTTTTAGGTCTCTCCCTATTGGGATTCCTAAGGTCATTGTATCCACTGTGGCCAGTGGTCAAACTGAACCTTATGTTGGGACCtcagatttggttttgatccCTTCTTTAGTAGATGTTTGTGGTATCAACAGTGTTAGCAGGGTGGTCTTTTCAAACGCTGGGGCTTCTTTTGCTGGTATGGTAGTCGGGAGGCTTGAGTTGTTTAGAAGCTCCCCAAGCGATAACGGCAAATGTACTGTGGGCATAACTATGTTTGGAGTGACAACTCCATGTGTAAATGCAGTCCAGGAGATATTAACAAGAGAAGGTTATGAGACACTAGTGTTTCATGCCACTGGTGTTGGTGGCAGAGCAATGGAATCTTTGGTTAAAGAAGGATTTATACag GGAGTAATGGATATTACAACAACCGAGGTTGCCGACCATCTCGTTGGAGGGGTGATGGCATGCGATAGTTCCCGTTTTGATATCACCATAGAAAAAGGAATACCGTTGGTTTTAAGTGTAGGTGCCTTAGATATGGTGAACTTTGGTGGTAAAGATACAATACCTTCTCATTTCCAAACGAGAAAGATTCACGTCCACAACGAACAG GTTTCTCTCATCCGAACGACAGCAGAAGAGAATAAGAAATTTGCAAGGTTTATAGCAGATAAACTGAACAAATCAACATCAAAAGTAAGGGTTTGCATTCCAGAGAAAGGTTTATCTGCACTGGATGCTCCAGGGAAGCCTTTCTGTGATCCAGAAGCTACTGGTGCTCTCATAAATGAATTACAGGGGCTCATTCAAACTAATGATGACAGACAA GTCAATATTTATTCTCACCACATCAATGACCCTGAGTTTGCAGAGGCATTGGTTGCTTCATTTCTTGAGATTTGTCCAAAAACTTACGCACAAATCAAACCCTCTGAAACGACTTCGACTAAACCTAGTACTGGAGAGCATGATGATGGACATGTGAGATCGAGGCTTGAAAGGATTCCATACAGTCCTAAAGAGTTTCCCAATGCAAAGCCAG AAACCTTGGAACGAACTCAGGCCATTTTGGGACGGTTGAGAGATCAAATAGAGAAGGGAATACCAATAATTGGGGGAGGTGCTGGTACTGGAATATCTGCAAAGTTTGAGGAAGCTGGTGGGATTGATTTGATAGTGATATACAACTCTGGACGTTTTCGTATGGCTGGAAGAGGATCCTTAGCAGGCTTACTTCCATTTGCTGATGCCAATGCAGTCGTGCTTGAAATGGCAAATGAAGTTTTACCT GTAGTGAAGGCGGTGCCTGTTCTGGCTGGGGTGTGCGCAACAGATCCATTTCGTCGTATGGACTATTTCCTGAAGCAGTTGGAGTCCATTGGGTTCGTTGGTGTCCAGAACTTTCCAACTGTTGGTCTCTTTGATGGTAATTTTAGACAAAATCTTGAGGAGACAGGAATGGGATATGG TCTTGAAGTTAAAATGATCTCAGAAGCGCACAAAATGGGGCTGTTGACCACTCCATATGCTTTCAACccaaaagaaggagaagaaatggCAAAAGCGGGAGCTGATATCATAGTAGCCCACATGGGTCTAACGACATCCGGAAATATTGGGGCGAAAACCGCAGTTTCAGTGGAAGAAAGCGTTGTTCGTGTACAAGCTATTGCAGATGCTGCTCGTAGATTCAACCCAGACATTATCGTCCTCTGCCACGGAG gtcCGATATCGGGTCCAGAAGAGGCAGAGTTTGTGTTGAAGAGAACACAGGGTTGTGTCCATGGCTTCTACGGAGCATCAAGCATGGAAAGGCTACCTGTAGAACAAGCAATAACAAACACTGTTCAAAAATACAAGTCCATATCGATCAAGTGA
- a CDS encoding TIM-barrel signal transduction protein (CONTAINS InterPro DOMAIN/s: Uncharacterised conserved protein UCP033271 (InterPro:IPR008322), TIM-barrel signal transduction protein, predicted (InterPro:IPR009215); Has 30201 Blast hits to 17322 proteins in 780 species: Archae - 12; Bacteria - 1396; Metazoa - 17338; Fungi - 3422; Plants - 5037; Viruses - 0; Other Eukaryotes - 2996 (source: NCBI BLink).), whose protein sequence is MSKCLENFLRQAFEDNSLAGAIGLGGSGGTSLISSAFRSLPIGIPKVIVSTVASGQTEPYVGTSDLVLIPSLVDVCGINSVSRVVFSNAGASFAGMVVGRLELFRSSPSDNGKCTVGITMFGVTTPCVNAVQEILTREGYETLVFHATGVGGRAMESLVKEGFIQGVMDITTTEVADHLVGGVMACDSSRFDITIEKGIPLVLSVGALDMVNFGGKDTIPSHFQTRKIHVHNEQVSLIRTTAEENKKFARFIADKLNKSTSKVRVCIPEKGLSALDAPGKPFCDPEATGALINELQGLIQTNDDRQVNIYSHHINDPEFAEALVASFLEICPKTYAQIKPSETTSTKPSTGEHDDGHVRSRLERIPYSPKEFPNAKPETLERTQAILGRLRDQIEKGIPIIGGGAGTGISAKFEEAGGIDLIVIYNSGRFRMAGRGSLAGLLPFADANAVVLEMANEVLPVVKAVPVLAGVCATDPFRRMDYFLKQLESIGFVGVQNFPTVGLFDGNFRQNLEETGMGYGLEVKMISEAHKMGLLTTPYAFNPKEGEEMAKAGADIIVAHMGLTTSGNIGAKTAVSVEESVVRVQAIADAARRFNPDIIVLCHGGPISGPEEAEFVLKRTQGCVHGFYGASSMERLPVEQAITNTVQKYKSISIK, encoded by the exons ATGAGCAAATGTCTTGAGAATTTTCTTAGGCAAGCCTTTGAGGATAATTCTCTTGCTGGGGCTATAGGCCTTGGCGGAAGCGGAGGAACATCGCTCATATCATCTGCTTTTAGGTCTCTCCCTATTGGGATTCCTAAGGTCATTGTATCCACTGTGGCCAGTGGTCAAACTGAACCTTATGTTGGGACCtcagatttggttttgatccCTTCTTTAGTAGATGTTTGTGGTATCAACAGTGTTAGCAGGGTGGTCTTTTCAAACGCTGGGGCTTCTTTTGCTGGTATGGTAGTCGGGAGGCTTGAGTTGTTTAGAAGCTCCCCAAGCGATAACGGCAAATGTACTGTGGGCATAACTATGTTTGGAGTGACAACTCCATGTGTAAATGCAGTCCAGGAGATATTAACAAGAGAAGGTTATGAGACACTAGTGTTTCATGCCACTGGTGTTGGTGGCAGAGCAATGGAATCTTTGGTTAAAGAAGGATTTATACag GGAGTAATGGATATTACAACAACCGAGGTTGCCGACCATCTCGTTGGAGGGGTGATGGCATGCGATAGTTCCCGTTTTGATATCACCATAGAAAAAGGAATACCGTTGGTTTTAAGTGTAGGTGCCTTAGATATGGTGAACTTTGGTGGTAAAGATACAATACCTTCTCATTTCCAAACGAGAAAGATTCACGTCCACAACGAACAG GTTTCTCTCATCCGAACGACAGCAGAAGAGAATAAGAAATTTGCAAGGTTTATAGCAGATAAACTGAACAAATCAACATCAAAAGTAAGGGTTTGCATTCCAGAGAAAGGTTTATCTGCACTGGATGCTCCAGGGAAGCCTTTCTGTGATCCAGAAGCTACTGGTGCTCTCATAAATGAATTACAGGGGCTCATTCAAACTAATGATGACAGACAA GTCAATATTTATTCTCACCACATCAATGACCCTGAGTTTGCAGAGGCATTGGTTGCTTCATTTCTTGAGATTTGTCCAAAAACTTACGCACAAATCAAACCCTCTGAAACGACTTCGACTAAACCTAGTACTGGAGAGCATGATGATGGACATGTGAGATCGAGGCTTGAAAGGATTCCATACAGTCCTAAAGAGTTTCCCAATGCAAAGCCAG AAACCTTGGAACGAACTCAGGCCATTTTGGGACGGTTGAGAGATCAAATAGAGAAGGGAATACCAATAATTGGGGGAGGTGCTGGTACTGGAATATCTGCAAAGTTTGAGGAAGCTGGTGGGATTGATTTGATAGTGATATACAACTCTGGACGTTTTCGTATGGCTGGAAGAGGATCCTTAGCAGGCTTACTTCCATTTGCTGATGCCAATGCAGTCGTGCTTGAAATGGCAAATGAAGTTTTACCT GTAGTGAAGGCGGTGCCTGTTCTGGCTGGGGTGTGCGCAACAGATCCATTTCGTCGTATGGACTATTTCCTGAAGCAGTTGGAGTCCATTGGGTTCGTTGGTGTCCAGAACTTTCCAACTGTTGGTCTCTTTGATGGTAATTTTAGACAAAATCTTGAGGAGACAGGAATGGGATATGG TCTTGAAGTTAAAATGATCTCAGAAGCGCACAAAATGGGGCTGTTGACCACTCCATATGCTTTCAACccaaaagaaggagaagaaatggCAAAAGCGGGAGCTGATATCATAGTAGCCCACATGGGTCTAACGACATCCGGAAATATTGGGGCGAAAACCGCAGTTTCAGTGGAAGAAAGCGTTGTTCGTGTACAAGCTATTGCAGATGCTGCTCGTAGATTCAACCCAGACATTATCGTCCTCTGCCACGGAG gtcCGATATCGGGTCCAGAAGAGGCAGAGTTTGTGTTGAAGAGAACACAGGGTTGTGTCCATGGCTTCTACGGAGCATCAAGCATGGAAAGGCTACCTGTAGAACAAGCAATAACAAACACTGTTCAAAAATACAAGTCCATATCGATCAAGTGA